The genomic DNA gtcatcagttcctcacttgcataccaaccgagatgtgcatgtaactgttttgtgaaatgaagcgaaactttaaaataccataactttcttattttacatccgattttgatgaaattttcagtgatatgcttattaaatttttctctttttattcaaatcgagtttttgttggggtggacttgtcctttaagtgtttttttttcattgtaaaacaTAGCTAACATCAAGATGGATTGTTTGCCCACGAAATGTATACACATATTGTATTTCCTAACTCCATGCACAGCTTTATCTGAATATAACGCCATCGAAATGGAAAGACCAAGAACATTATTAaagcacactgtaaaaaaatattgggtagaattttaaccagcacgagggtattTATGTGTCTAACGATTTTGGGGgcggtattttacccaatgggaaagcatattgtccagtaaggttagaGAATACGCAGCAATtgctttagaatgggcaaaaatttcatcacaatcgataaataaaaatgcccaatgttggttggacataTGATCACCCTCATGgcgcatttttacccaatatttttagagcGCATGCAAGGAAGGATACTTAATTTGGTTCATCAATTTGGTCGTCATGAAGCCTTTTGTAGTATTTCGCTTTCTCATCGGGGgtgcgtttcatcaacattttcgtccgataTTTGGTCAGATCTGGCAACTTATCTCgactttgattggctgagaagcactgtagCCATGGTAATTGTGTAATAAAACGCCCAACAggttcctttcatgaaacgatcCCCAGTATATCTGCGTCCTATAAACAGTGTGAgatttttaatgactttttaaaggtCCATCCTAAGCTTGATAATATGTAACTTctcaaaattgatcaacaatgaATAACCCAATTAATGAAGAAGAAACTTAGCGAGAGCTTAAGAGGTAAGGAGAAATACAAATGAACACGATTTGAGTCGCAGGAGAGGTGCACGCTATACGATCTTTGTGAAACTCCAAGTGgttctccccccccaaaaaatgtgacaaagaaactattctattttgttttatagtcaactttacaacttcaaaattttgacaGTAATATGGACAAAGAGAATTACTTCTTCTAGAGGCGGCAGACAATCGGGCTCGGACAAAGATTGCGGAGGAGCACCTTTTGTCTGCCAAATAATAGGTGCTCCTCCAATTTCAGTGTATGAGCCGGACGTTCCGCCGCCTCTGACTTCTTCTGAAAAGCTAATTTTCTCAATTTcgctttttatatatataaaaaacgtttttcccctttttttccaGCGAACCTTCCTTGGCGATAAGATGGTTTCGGTATGGCTGATCACTGTGCGACAGACCAAGGAGGTGAAAGGTGATCATTCTAATCAATCGAAGGAATcgctacactctaaaaaaagggtttacccaatattggcataaaagggaacatgcatgttggttgggtaaacgGATACCGAATGTTTTGTGAATATTACGCAAaattgcgttgaaatagcccagtatggggtaaaaaaagaaagaataccCAGCAAACAAGCATCAGCAAGTTCCCTTTCtgcccaatattgggtaaaacgTTTTATTAACTGTTCTTAGAGTGTAACCTTTATGGTGACGATGTATATATAGTGATGAATAATTAGCCAATCATTAAGTTGTTATTGTCATCACTTTTTGTCATAAATGACAGGCATCGTCAATGAGTTAGCAGCTTAGCAAGTGATTTTCACTCAGAATTCCTAGCAAAGTGAGTTTCCTTCagaagtgtttcatgaaattcattGACAAATTATGCGTAGAATAGGTTAAAAGATGCCATTTTCTGCCAAAAAGGGTCAACGCGTTCTCTTGactgaccaggggcccgttgcagaaagagttgcgtttaaacgcaagtcaaaaaaatcaatcgcaagtcccaaatgcgcgctgttgattggttgaaaatcaagttgcgcatgatttttggagttgcgattgattgcaactctttctgcaacgggcccctgggatAGATTAACATGTAGAGTAAGCTCAAATCCACGAGGATTAGACCTGTCCCAGACCAAGTGTAAAAGTGGTATATCCCTGACAAGTCTCATCAAAATGTTAATTGGGGTTGCACAGAAAAGGGCGACATCGCGGTCGAAGCTTATATAAAATCATTCCGGTTGTAATCTGCTGAGTATCCAATtaaatttccttcaaaatatTAAACCGACACAAGGTAAGCCCCTATCAGGTTTgcatccaggattttccaaaggttggtcacatttttttgagaaaaaattgacaaaccccccccccccctcctcttaaACAAAAGAAGGaagttttttattcaataatgaaggatatttcgtccacgagaaaaaaaaatgacaagggaacaaagtcttcattttcaaaaggggggcacacttctgttttaccGGTATTTTCACATTATAAATTCTAgttttgcttctcaaggggtGGAGGGGGGCACGGGtcagctgccccccccccctcccccggatCCGCCAGTGGCCCCTACGACCATGCTAAATACAAGAAGTTACAATTTAGAACAGATTAAGAGCCACACACCTTTGAAAAACATGTCAATAAATGAGCATAAATTTGTCAAAGTGCTTTTAAAGTGCCTGAGTAAGTTGTAAGTGCATCTAGTCTAATTCAGTTCAAATcatgacttgaaaaaaaaaatggacacaTAAGCACATTGCTTTATGTTTCAACGTCCAATTGAATCCAAGTAAAGAGTCATAATTGATTGATATAAAGAAGGCAATCAACAAAATCAgactataaaatatttttactatCTCTCCCGATTTTTTTTGAGGAGAAGGTAATtaaattttttgtcattttgacaGTCTATTCATTCAATATTCCATCGTTGGATATTCCGTGTATAATCTACAAATCAGATGTACTATGCTAATTTCGCCCATTAGTGTTCAATcgccaaaaataaaaaatgaaaaccacaCACACAATATGGATCTGGTTATGACTTTGACGTACCGAGCTGAAACTGGATATAAAGTGAGTGGAAAAAATTCTGCAAGCACATTTCGGTATCAATTCGATAATGAAATTACGAGCTATTCTGTCACTATAATTTGAATGTCTGAACTTAGTTTGCAATGGAACCTTGGCACTTCCGCATCTATGAAGGCTATCACGTGGCACTTCTGGTTTGCCTTCTTGTTTCATCTGCATCCTCGTCGGCTTGGATAAACCACTCCTTGTGCCTGGAGACCTGTAGCTGTGTCGGGCAAACCAGAGTCGAATGCAGCAACCGTTATCTCAAGTCCGTTCCCGCTGGTATTCCTTTGACAACAGAATATCTCATCCTGTCTCGTAACCTGATCACCACTATACAAGATGACGATTTCTTTCCATTACCAGTCCTTACTGTCCTGCGCCTAACGGCGAATTTCATCTCGGCTATCCAGCCTCAAGCTTTCACTAGACTTCCTAAATTGTCGACTCTCCACGTTGATGAGAATGGTCTGATCGACATGTTCTCTATACCCCCAATCCGTATCATCAACCTtgcattcaattttattcagaGGGTGAATTGCTACAGTCAACAGACATTCGACTTTGCTGGCGACCGTGAATCCCTGATAAACCTTTCAAACAACTTCATAGTAGGATTCTTGAACCTGTCACTTCCGGTTAACATCATTGCCGCCGTATCATCAAATATTCGGGTTTTTGACATTCACCAAATACAGTCGGTACATCTGATCACTTTAATTGACTTCCGTGACAATGGTATCAGGACCCTTCCTGATCTGCGGAACGTGACAAAGCTTCAGAAACTCTTTCTAGCAGGTAACCCAATACACGTTGTGCAGATTTCACACTGGCCCCAGGGCACCACACTATTGCAGATACATCTGGAGAAAGGGACACATTTCAACCAAAGCTCTTCCAGCAGAATAACTGATCTATACATAAGTGGTATGGGAATTAGCCATTTACAGGATATTATAGGCTTCGGAGTGCACTTCATTGAGGTTATAGTCATTTCAAAGTCTTTGGTAAGCAGTATCAGTAACCTCCCAACACTTCCAAAATTGAGGAGCCTTACTGTCAAACACTCTGAACTGATTGGAGTCATAACCTTCAGCACCTGTTCGTATCCAAAGCTTAGTGTCATAGACTTTCGAAACAACAGTATCACCGAATTCGTTCTTCAAGGGAACGTGAGTGACGATTGGTGCGATTCTGTTAGGAAGTTGTACCTAGATGAGAATCAGATCGATAACGCAAGATTTCTTAAGAACATTTCAAGTCTACATTACCTAAGCCTATccgaaaacaatatttttgctGTCAATTGGACCgcgataaatgaaaataaagaattagCTATACTCTACATGTCTGGAAATCGCATTAGTACTGTTGATGACGTGATCAAGTTGGATTATCTCACGATCCTTGATATATCTGATAATCAAGTAGCATTCATTGTGCCTGGCGCCTTTGTCGGTTGTCCGAATCTCTCTATCCTCAAACTGAATCACAACAAACTCACAACAATCCCTGACGTCACCTTCTGGTATAAACTACGGCGTCTTGAGCTACAGTTCAACGAAATTGAAATAGTGGAGTTTATACACACAGACTTTCAAAATAGACCTTTGTTTTTCAACATCAGTTCGAATGTAATAGGACATCGAGCAGATGAAGCAATTAGGATTCATAATGTAGCTGAAATCGTTTTACAGAACAACCAAATAATATCTCTGGATCAGTTAAACATTAGTTCTGTTCGGCGGTTGATTAAACTGGACCTCAGTCATAATCTATTAACAAACATTGCTTCTCCGGATTGGATTGGGATCAAATTGGATCAGTTTTTAGTCAACTATAACCGACTGCGTAATATATCTCTTCCTACAAGAACCCAAGTATTCAGATGTTCCCACAATTCCATCATGCAATTTCATGGAAATTCAAATTGCGGAAGTGACGTCACGTTTTGTCAGACAGAGTGTGAGTTAAGAGAGGTAGACGCTGGGTGGAATATGATCCTTTCTATAGACGAGAATGCTTTTCAGAACTGCAATCGCTTAGTGAAAGTAAACCTTGAAGGAAACCCCTTGAAACACCTTTCCTCAAGAATTATAGGTAGTCTCGACACAATCTCACTCTCGCATACTACGATAGGAAGGGAGTATATACAAATACCAAACTGCAGCAATGTGTCTGGGGCTTTTGAAATGAACAATGTGACAATGTTTCAACAGCTGCCTGGCGTGCCTTGGCATTTTGAATTCAAATCCCTCAAATTCTCGCTTCGACTTTGCTGCAATGCACTAGCGATTCTGCCTAACATTGACGCCCCTTTACTCAGGAACCTTGACCTAAGCCATAACCGAATCTCCACACTTTCCGGAAACCCTTTTGGGAAATTGCCACGGATGAAGATCATTGATCTGCAGGGTAATTCTATTGACATCGTGCCTCGGCATACATTTACTTCATGTTATGTTGCAGATGAAATCAATCTTCAGGACAACCAGATAAGCTTCATAGGACAATCAGCTTTCATCAATCGCAGTAGCCTGACAATCCGGCTTGGTGGGAATCGCCTGGTGTACTTGGATTCATCAGCGCTTCCTCTACTGTCCAAAAGGATCCACCTAGATCCAAACCCCTGGGACTGCAACTGCAATTTGAGAAACCTTCAGAGATGGCTTTTGCGGTCTGGTGTCGACGGAGTACATTGTATGTCTCCTTCTAGTTACAATGGAAGGATGCTCGTTGGTTTGTTCAACATGGAACACGACTTATGTGAAAACTGGTCCCCCGCCTCAGGTGTAACTAACCCCCCAAATGAATTCGAAATTACATCTAAACCGTACGCCAGTCAGTCATCACCTACAAGCCCGAAGTCTTGTTTCATCACATTAATAGCATGGGGCAACACtcaaatgttttcttttctgttttacttCATCCTttattaatgaataatgaatgaatgtaacACAAATACGCAAATACACAAATCTTCGTTTACATGTACCATCTTCATAGATATCTGGAGCAGCCTTGATTTACTACAGAAACGTTCAATGTGTAAATTATGTATTATAACAGCAATCCCGTTTTCTTCGTCATTTTTGTTACTCTTATTTGAAGGATGTCCAATAACCAATCTGTACAGAAATGTCGTACTTCTAACTCTAATAAACCTATGATGGGCTTACATTTGGAATATCgtttctttgaaatgaaatccGTCCTAGATCTGTCGGAATTTAAAAGATTTATTAATAAATGGCTGTTAACACCATTGCCATATCATTTAATCCGTTGGAATTCAATGTTGTTGATCTTgtatttttcatggatttatATTTACCAAATGTTCTACATTACACTTGTAAGAGGTTTTTGCTTTGCAGCTATACCTTTCACGCTTTTATTTCTGGtatctgtatttttttgttttttatatattttatttctgcatatGGCCATTTATTAAGgtattgcaatatttattgagCGTCATTATCAATACATAGTTTAATAGCAAAACGCTGCAAATGGTCGCATAGCAACCACATGTAAAGGCTTATCCCAAATGTGACACAATAATACTAAAACAtattggtgtgtgtgtgtgtgtgtgggtgggtgtgggCGTATCTGCGTATTATGAATAGACCTTATACATTTGCGTCATCGTGCCATTTCAAAGGTTATTTTCACTGCTGTTGCCTTGCGTGCCTTGGTGATGTGCAGCTGGCACATCTCTGACAACTACATTCACGCTATTCCCATATCCTCTGAAGGAGGGCGCTTTGAGATCATGACGTCACATGCATAAGGTCcttgtgaaaaaatgaataaagagacACATAAACcatcatgaaataaacaaaagaggtcaaaattaatgaataaagaaCGTGAATTTATAGTCATGTTAAAGAAATGGATAACTGGCTCATAAAAATTCTTGTAAATCAACAATATAGTTTGAAACTTTTAACCAATCGGTATTCCTTGCTTCTCTCTGAGTGTTTGTAGATACTTAAAAGCAGGTCTAATCATTCTAATGCACTGAACATTGTCCTTCATACTTTCTCTTAGAACATAGTGAGTGACCTTCTTAAAAAATGTGGTCCCATCCAGACATTTGTCTTTCAGTGCTTTGATCATTTTTTCTAACGTCCTGACGTCTTTGTCCATTCTTTCCTGACCGTACGCCTTTATTTTTGTCCACAGGGTTCGGTTAAAATGTTCATAAAGAAGGGCATCGCCATGGTTCCATTCGGAAAGTCGTTCAAACGTTCTCTTGGACATTTTTTCCTCTTCTGAATTCGTTCTTACTCTGGATGAGAAGTAGGTCATATCGCTCAAATCCCAACACATTAACTCTCTCAAGAGGACTAAGGATTCCAAAAGATACTCTGCAATTAGGACTAAATCGAAGTCATCCTCCAAAGTAGCAATTTTATTCCGAATGACGCACTCATCGGCCATTTCCGGTTTTTGCATTCCTAGGTCATACAGCGTCGGGTTGAGTGCAGTGTGGTGAGGTTTAGCTATCTCTCTTCGATAATATGTCTGTGGATTGTCCGCAAACTCTTTCAAGGTAACATTGAAGTTGCGTTGGAATCCATAGTAGGCATACATACTTTCAAACTGGGTAGAGGGATGCCGGATGATGGTCACATATGCTGCGTTCTTGTACATGATCTCGGCCATTTCTATGGTGAAAGAACAAACgaaaatgtatttcatgaaatatttcatttgctaATAGATATCTGTCCGCAGGCGCCTTGCctctgttttattttatttcatgcattaGATCAAAATAGGTACACTCAac from Lytechinus variegatus isolate NC3 chromosome 8, Lvar_3.0, whole genome shotgun sequence includes the following:
- the LOC121420869 gene encoding galactosylceramide sulfotransferase-like; translated protein: MNAVRRFASISVLGGVVSMMLFLASNIPTKFILLRHSDDNGEARFTAYSANQGQTARGSLRYLDNITVSLAYSAEHVVAGASNRTRTSYEFFFSTNTSPLPSSVGEFERGKLGGMANAETMSPFEQEKRDESRCVPRENIMYLKTHKTGSSTLQNINYRYGDAHGLTFALPKRGVHLGTPSLFNRTHPVKSPSGKYNVLANHARYNRPEMAEIMYKNAAYVTIIRHPSTQFESMYAYYGFQRNFNVTLKEFADNPQTYYRREIAKPHHTALNPTLYDLGMQKPEMADECVIRNKIATLEDDFDLVLIAEYLLESLVLLRELMCWDLSDMTYFSSRVRTNSEEEKMSKRTFERLSEWNHGDALLYEHFNRTLWTKIKAYGQERMDKDVRTLEKMIKALKDKCLDGTTFFKKVTHYVLRESMKDNVQCIRMIRPAFKYLQTLREKQGIPIG
- the LOC121419723 gene encoding leucine-rich repeat-containing protein 4B-like gives rise to the protein MEPWHFRIYEGYHVALLVCLLVSSASSSAWINHSLCLETCSCVGQTRVECSNRYLKSVPAGIPLTTEYLILSRNLITTIQDDDFFPLPVLTVLRLTANFISAIQPQAFTRLPKLSTLHVDENGLIDMFSIPPIRIINLAFNFIQRVNCYSQQTFDFAGDRESLINLSNNFIVGFLNLSLPVNIIAAVSSNIRVFDIHQIQSVHLITLIDFRDNGIRTLPDLRNVTKLQKLFLAGNPIHVVQISHWPQGTTLLQIHLEKGTHFNQSSSSRITDLYISGMGISHLQDIIGFGVHFIEVIVISKSLVSSISNLPTLPKLRSLTVKHSELIGVITFSTCSYPKLSVIDFRNNSITEFVLQGNDVQ